In Phyllostomus discolor isolate MPI-MPIP mPhyDis1 chromosome 3, mPhyDis1.pri.v3, whole genome shotgun sequence, a single genomic region encodes these proteins:
- the MLST8 gene encoding target of rapamycin complex subunit LST8, whose amino-acid sequence MNTSPGTVGSDPVILATAGYDHTVRFWQAHSGICTRTVQHQDSQVNALEITPDRSMIAAAGYQHIRMYDLNSNNPNPIISYDGVNKNIASVGFHEDGRWMYTGGEDCTARIWDLRSRNLQCQRIFQVNAPINCVCLHPNQAELIVGDQSGAIHIWDLKTDHNEQLIPEPEVSITSAHIDPDASYMAAVNSTGNCYVWNLTGGIGDEVTQLIPKTKIPAHTRYALQCRFSPDSTLLATCSADQTCKIWRTSNFSLMTELSIKSSNPGESSRGWMWGCAFSGDSQYIVTASSDNLARLWCVETGEIKREYGGHQKAVVCLAFNDSVLG is encoded by the exons ATGAACACATCCCCAGGCACTGTGGGCAGTGACCCTGTCATCTTGGCCACTGCTGGCTATGACCACACCGTGCGGTTTTGGCAGGCTCATAGCGGGATCTGCACCCGCACAGTGCAGCACCAGGATTCT CAGGTGAATGCGCTGGAGATCACGCCTGACCGCAGCATGATTGCTGCTGCAG GTTACCAGCACATCCGCATGTATGACCTCAACTCCAATAACCCCAACCCCATCATCAGCTATGACGGGGTCAATAAGAACATTGCGTCTGTGGGCTTCCATGAGGACGGCCGCTGGATGTACACGGGTGGGGAGGACTGCACTGCTCGAATCTGGGACCTCAG GTCCCGCAACCTGCAGTGTCAGCGGATCTTCCAGGTGAATGCGCCCATTAACTGTGTGTGCCTGCATCCCAACCAG GCAGAGCTAATTGTAGGTGACCAGAGCGGCGCTATCCACATCTGGGACTTGAAAACTGACCACAATGAGCAGCTGATTCCTGAGCCTGAGGTCTCCATCACATCTGCCCACATTGACCCAGATGCCAGCTACATGGCAGCAGTCAATAGCACT GGGAACTGCTACGTTTGGAATCTGACGGGGGGCATTGGTGATGAGGTGACCCAGCTCATCCCCAAGACCAAGATTCCAGCACACACCCGCTATGCCCTACAGTGCCGCTTCAGTCCAGACTCCAC GCTCCTCGCCACCTGCTCGGCTGACCAGACATGCAAGATTTGGAGGACATCCAATTTCTCCCTGATGACAGAGCTGAGCATCAAGAGCAGCAACCCTGGAGAGTCATCCCGAGGCTGGATGTGGGGCTGCGCCTTCTCAGGGGATTCCCAGTACATTGTCACTG cttCCTCTGACAACCTGGCCCGGCTCTGGTGCGTGGAGACGGGAGAGATCAAGAGAGAGTACGGTGGCCACCAGAAAGCTGTGGTCTGCTTGGCCTTCAATGACAGTGTGTTGGGCTAA